In Defluviitalea raffinosedens, the following proteins share a genomic window:
- a CDS encoding bifunctional 3'-5' exonuclease/DNA polymerase yields MGYKCVYMLSEIKEYLKNTVLFAFDFETSPCDKWRNDKSAALDAHKADITGISFSVSEGTAIYVPLKHRSGRNAENQAAIWDYLKLLFESKDVIKVAHNLAFESMFLYARGIVLQKPCYDTIAASQLTLKSKWEFRSLADSGLKTLAPALCKAEMTEFSTVTEGRFFDELNPQDEKTVRYACADSDYTLRLYHVFNQWFDRFLPKHRTIVEEVESPTSVYVGIMKYNGILVDKSAMLKKQAEAAEKIVSIRKEIAGIIGNVEIGANASTSAFKKYLFVDLGLPVMKTTAKHQEAADDETMILLKGWCESNRPELARLFELVQEYRKWGKLKSTYIDGYLRFIDEDTGRIHPDLIPLGTETGRFASRNPNMQNCPQKDNDPIGVRKFIIAPEGKAILSLDFSQIELRVGAFYCRDKRMLETYRTGGDIHAQTTSVIYRIPFEEAADKNAPHYKERRTIAKNCNFGVFYGLFPTGLQRTLKFKAGLNPTLSECETIIQNLKSGYPGLAKWQDEVKKRAAVSCYTETWLGRRRYLLGIRSSDWGKKSFAERCALNTPIQGTAADILKLACGRIISGLPERLWLKPILQIHDELVFELPEDKADEAVVFIKECMETQPFPEFDVPIVAEASLGRNFGEMKEMED; encoded by the coding sequence ATGGGATACAAATGTGTTTATATGCTGTCTGAAATAAAAGAGTATCTGAAAAACACTGTCCTATTTGCTTTCGATTTTGAAACCTCGCCTTGCGATAAATGGAGGAACGATAAAAGTGCAGCTCTGGATGCTCATAAAGCAGATATTACAGGGATCAGTTTTTCAGTATCAGAAGGGACTGCTATATATGTCCCACTTAAACATCGTAGCGGGCGAAATGCAGAGAACCAGGCGGCAATATGGGATTATCTGAAATTACTATTCGAATCAAAAGATGTAATAAAAGTTGCTCATAATCTGGCTTTTGAGTCTATGTTCCTTTACGCAAGAGGTATCGTCCTTCAAAAGCCTTGCTATGACACGATTGCAGCATCACAGCTTACATTAAAAAGCAAGTGGGAGTTCAGAAGTCTTGCTGATAGCGGACTTAAAACGCTTGCGCCTGCACTCTGCAAAGCAGAAATGACAGAATTCTCAACGGTTACTGAAGGTCGGTTTTTCGATGAATTGAACCCTCAGGATGAGAAGACTGTCCGCTACGCTTGTGCTGACAGCGACTACACTCTTCGCTTGTACCATGTTTTCAATCAGTGGTTTGATAGATTTTTACCCAAACACAGAACTATTGTGGAAGAGGTAGAATCGCCTACATCAGTATATGTCGGGATAATGAAGTATAACGGCATATTGGTGGATAAGTCAGCCATGCTGAAGAAACAAGCGGAAGCCGCAGAAAAGATTGTCAGTATCAGAAAAGAGATTGCCGGAATTATCGGCAATGTAGAGATTGGGGCAAATGCTTCAACTTCAGCATTTAAAAAATATCTTTTTGTGGATCTCGGTCTTCCGGTAATGAAAACGACCGCAAAACATCAGGAAGCTGCCGATGATGAAACCATGATCCTATTAAAAGGATGGTGTGAATCCAACAGGCCTGAACTTGCTCGCTTATTTGAACTGGTGCAGGAATACCGCAAGTGGGGAAAACTCAAATCCACCTATATAGACGGGTATCTTCGATTTATTGATGAGGATACCGGCAGGATTCATCCGGACCTTATACCATTGGGGACAGAGACAGGCAGATTTGCGTCAAGAAACCCGAATATGCAGAATTGTCCGCAGAAAGACAATGACCCAATAGGCGTACGGAAATTTATCATTGCACCGGAAGGAAAGGCTATTTTATCCCTTGACTTTTCACAGATAGAACTGCGCGTCGGAGCGTTTTATTGCAGGGACAAACGTATGCTGGAAACCTATCGTACTGGCGGTGATATCCATGCTCAGACCACTTCTGTTATTTACCGCATTCCTTTTGAGGAGGCAGCAGACAAAAATGCTCCACATTATAAAGAGCGCAGGACCATTGCAAAGAACTGCAATTTCGGTGTGTTCTATGGCCTGTTTCCTACTGGCTTACAGAGAACACTTAAATTTAAAGCTGGGCTGAACCCAACTTTGTCCGAATGTGAGACCATCATTCAAAACTTGAAATCCGGATACCCCGGTCTTGCCAAATGGCAGGATGAGGTTAAAAAGCGAGCTGCTGTAAGCTGCTATACAGAAACATGGCTGGGCAGGCGAAGATACCTGCTGGGAATTCGGTCATCAGATTGGGGCAAGAAGTCCTTTGCCGAGCGGTGCGCATTAAATACACCTATTCAAGGTACAGCGGCAGATATTCTAAAGCTTGCCTGTGGGCGCATCATCAGTGGACTTCCCGAAAGGCTCTGGCTGAAACCTATACTGCAGATACATGACGAGCTGGTTTTTGAATTACCGGAAGACAAGGCGGACGAAGCAGTTGTTTTTATAAAAGAGTGTATGGAAACACAACCCTTCCCTGAATTTGATGTACCTATTGTTGCAGAGGCCTCGCTAGGGAGAAATTTTGGAGAAATGAAAGAAATGGAGGATTGA
- a CDS encoding phage antirepressor, whose protein sequence is MNNLQVFKNTEFGELKVLVIDGKEYFPATDCARMLGYSNPHKAVIDHCKYLTKREVPHPQSPERTININYIPEGDLFRLIVKSKLPAAERFERWVFDEVLPTIRKYGVYATDKVIEEMISNPEYGIRIFSELKAERDRRKALEIENAKNKQIISELKPKASYYDLILQNKSLVPISKIAKDYGMSGRAFNKLLHELGVQYKMGNCWLLYQEYANQGYTQSKTHAIDAERSVMHTYWTQKGRLFIYDLLKNKKGILPVIEREQKSA, encoded by the coding sequence ATGAATAACTTACAGGTTTTTAAGAATACAGAATTTGGAGAACTTAAAGTACTCGTTATTGATGGAAAGGAATACTTCCCTGCGACAGATTGTGCGAGGATGCTGGGATATAGTAACCCACATAAGGCAGTAATAGATCATTGCAAGTACCTAACAAAACGTGAGGTACCTCACCCGCAAAGTCCTGAAAGAACTATCAACATTAATTATATTCCCGAAGGTGATTTGTTCCGGTTGATAGTTAAATCAAAGCTTCCTGCTGCTGAACGCTTTGAAAGATGGGTCTTTGATGAAGTGCTGCCCACGATCAGAAAATATGGAGTTTATGCTACAGATAAAGTTATCGAAGAGATGATTTCTAATCCGGAGTATGGCATCAGGATTTTCTCTGAACTAAAGGCAGAACGCGACAGGCGGAAAGCTTTAGAAATAGAAAATGCAAAGAATAAACAGATTATCAGTGAGTTGAAGCCCAAAGCGAGCTATTATGATCTCATATTGCAAAATAAAAGCCTTGTGCCGATCAGCAAGATTGCCAAGGATTACGGAATGTCTGGCCGCGCTTTCAATAAGCTGCTTCATGAGCTTGGAGTACAGTACAAAATGGGAAACTGCTGGCTTTTATATCAGGAGTACGCCAATCAAGGATACACGCAGTCCAAGACTCATGCTATTGATGCAGAAAGAAGCGTAATGCACACATATTGGACACAAAAAGGAAGGCTATTTATCTATGACCTTCTTAAAAACAAGAAAGGTATATTGCCTGTAATCGAACGTGAACAAAAAAGCGCATAG
- a CDS encoding DUF4406 domain-containing protein — translation MSISKFNAEGYYDPTPYEALLRIEREARKAPYRPMVFICSPYAGDIERNIRKAQGYCRFAVSRNCIPIAPHLLFPQFMDDDDEQMRNLGLFFGMVLMSKCSEVWVFGRKITKGMSIEIEKAKQRSIPIRYFNERCEEVQCK, via the coding sequence ATGAGTATCAGCAAGTTTAACGCGGAAGGATATTACGACCCCACACCTTATGAAGCATTGCTTAGGATTGAGCGAGAGGCCAGGAAAGCGCCTTACAGACCGATGGTATTTATCTGCAGCCCATATGCTGGTGATATAGAACGTAATATCCGTAAGGCTCAGGGGTACTGCCGATTTGCAGTGAGCAGGAATTGCATACCTATTGCTCCGCACCTCTTGTTTCCGCAGTTTATGGACGACGATGATGAACAGATGCGAAATCTGGGATTGTTCTTTGGCATGGTATTGATGTCAAAGTGCTCAGAAGTGTGGGTATTTGGCAGAAAAATTACTAAAGGGATGTCCATTGAGATTGAAAAGGCAAAGCAGCGCAGCATTCCGATTCGGTATTTTAATGAACGATGCGAGGAGGTGCAGTGTAAATGA